In Candidatus Nitronauta litoralis, one DNA window encodes the following:
- a CDS encoding PAS domain S-box protein, with translation MTLRSSKNEKQDIAEEVDRLRQENNFLKKQVAEWQEKESRWLNKIISLQNIVESPSAVSIMITDLQGNILLWNKGAENMLGYSAGEIINKKKISVLYPDEGDTREVVKEVVTHIINEKKGITCEVEELHKDGHKLWVRLTLSPRFNEQGEVIGILGIGENATERKQAEAALAERVTLAAFSAKIGNALVESASMRQVLTRCTEITSHYLGICLARVWIIYKGENVLEVQAEASGGLSSDPPVASGRMEKDPLGIIAAGKKPFLSNQASKDQNLQHYHDWLVREGIQGYGAYPLVLEQQVMGIFEVFSHKKLSEARHHTLATTADEITLGLDRVRTFDALQNSEERIRSIVNNSLEGLITFYRNGKIASFNPAAEKIFGYPAEEAIKNSLATVFPNLCDTAGEIKEHLLSGDDSLLGRLVEETGQNKQGNHFPVDLAVSEIKFPERRKANRSESGDRPSLYTAMVRDITQRKGFEEALRNERDYTMRIIERTPALVVGLGLDGTTRFVNPAVERTTGFQAGDLIGQNWWRTVLPGEAYKQTEALFDAMQKGPVLNHEIVLTARNKEKRVVSWSNIQRLGDQGQLEENIGFGTDVTEQKRVEKQLIAAARKAEESNRLKSDFLSIISHELRTPLTVMLGSTPLLLNAEDLPDPDEIVNISRDIDSSGKHLLALIDDLLDFSKVEAGKMGLSLDELSIGDFMEQLIPACQMIAQKKGLMIFSEVEDFNLLADKVRLKQIIFNLLSNAIKFTDEGSITVRVRKEQNKAVFEVEDTGCGISENDVRYIFDVFRQVDASTTRAASGTGLGLAITKELVELHQGTIAVESTFGKGSVFRFVLPLEPERRDN, from the coding sequence ATGACCCTTCGTTCCAGCAAAAATGAAAAGCAGGACATTGCCGAAGAGGTGGACCGCCTACGCCAGGAAAACAACTTTCTTAAAAAGCAGGTTGCCGAATGGCAAGAGAAAGAAAGCCGTTGGCTAAATAAAATTATTTCCCTCCAGAATATCGTTGAAAGTCCTTCGGCTGTTTCCATCATGATAACCGACCTGCAAGGAAATATTCTGCTCTGGAATAAAGGTGCGGAAAACATGCTTGGATATTCCGCCGGGGAAATCATCAATAAGAAAAAAATATCAGTGCTTTACCCAGATGAAGGTGACACCCGGGAGGTGGTTAAGGAAGTAGTCACACACATCATTAATGAAAAAAAGGGAATCACCTGTGAAGTGGAAGAACTCCACAAGGACGGACACAAGTTATGGGTGCGTCTGACACTATCCCCAAGATTTAATGAACAGGGTGAAGTGATCGGTATCCTGGGGATAGGAGAAAATGCTACCGAGCGCAAACAGGCTGAAGCGGCATTGGCTGAACGTGTCACCCTTGCCGCCTTCAGTGCCAAAATAGGGAATGCCCTGGTAGAAAGTGCCTCCATGCGTCAGGTGCTGACACGATGCACTGAAATCACAAGTCATTACCTGGGAATTTGTCTCGCCCGTGTCTGGATTATTTACAAAGGCGAAAACGTTCTGGAAGTGCAGGCGGAAGCTTCAGGAGGATTATCAAGCGACCCTCCCGTCGCATCGGGACGAATGGAAAAAGATCCTCTGGGCATTATTGCTGCTGGTAAAAAACCGTTTCTCAGTAATCAGGCTTCAAAAGATCAAAACCTTCAGCATTACCACGACTGGTTAGTCCGCGAAGGCATCCAGGGCTATGGTGCCTATCCCCTGGTACTGGAGCAACAGGTCATGGGAATATTCGAGGTCTTTTCGCACAAAAAGCTGAGCGAGGCAAGACACCACACCCTGGCCACCACAGCGGATGAAATCACTCTGGGACTGGACCGGGTGCGAACCTTCGATGCCTTGCAAAACAGTGAAGAGAGAATTCGATCTATAGTCAACAATTCCCTTGAAGGGCTAATCACCTTCTACCGGAATGGGAAAATTGCAAGCTTCAATCCCGCTGCCGAAAAGATTTTTGGTTATCCGGCCGAAGAAGCGATTAAAAATTCCCTGGCCACGGTCTTCCCAAACCTATGTGATACAGCAGGAGAAATCAAAGAACACCTGTTATCAGGCGATGACAGTTTACTGGGACGGCTGGTAGAAGAGACCGGGCAAAATAAACAGGGTAATCATTTCCCGGTAGACCTGGCGGTCAGTGAAATAAAATTTCCTGAACGGAGAAAAGCCAACCGGTCTGAATCGGGAGACCGTCCCTCGCTATACACAGCTATGGTCAGGGATATCACCCAGCGCAAGGGATTTGAAGAAGCTTTGCGCAATGAACGCGATTACACCATGCGTATCATCGAACGCACACCCGCCCTTGTTGTCGGCCTTGGCCTGGATGGCACTACCCGGTTCGTCAACCCGGCAGTTGAGCGCACTACAGGTTTTCAGGCGGGGGATCTGATTGGCCAGAACTGGTGGCGCACTGTACTTCCCGGGGAAGCTTATAAACAGACGGAAGCCCTTTTCGATGCCATGCAAAAAGGACCTGTTCTCAATCATGAAATTGTACTGACTGCACGCAATAAAGAAAAACGGGTTGTTTCCTGGAGTAACATTCAACGACTGGGTGATCAGGGTCAGCTTGAAGAAAATATCGGCTTCGGAACCGATGTAACGGAACAAAAGCGTGTGGAAAAGCAACTCATCGCCGCTGCCAGGAAAGCGGAAGAATCCAACCGATTGAAATCAGATTTTTTGAGCATCATTTCCCATGAGCTTAGAACACCGCTCACGGTAATGCTCGGTAGCACACCCCTCCTGCTGAATGCGGAGGATCTGCCTGACCCGGATGAAATTGTCAATATTTCACGCGATATTGATAGCTCAGGAAAACACCTGCTGGCACTCATTGACGACCTGCTCGATTTCTCCAAGGTGGAAGCAGGTAAAATGGGGCTCAGCCTGGATGAACTTTCCATTGGAGATTTTATGGAACAATTGATCCCGGCATGCCAAATGATCGCGCAAAAAAAAGGGCTGATGATTTTTTCCGAAGTGGAAGATTTCAACCTTCTTGCCGATAAGGTACGCCTCAAACAGATTATTTTTAATTTATTGAGTAACGCGATCAAGTTTACTGATGAGGGCAGCATTACTGTGCGGGTCCGCAAGGAACAAAACAAGGCTGTTTTTGAAGTTGAGGACACCGGTTGCGGTATCTCGGAAAACGATGTCCGTTATATTTTTGATGTTTTCCGTCAGGTCGATGCCTCAACGACCCGGGCAGCTTCGGGAACAGGCCTGGGCCTTGCCATCACAAAAGAACTGGTGGAACTTCACCAGGGAACCATTGCAGTTGAAAGCACATTTGGCAAAGGAAGCGTTTTCCGGTTTGTGCTTCCCCTTGAACCGGAAAGGAGAGATAACTGA